DNA from Massilia antarctica:
CAACATGGTGCCCTCGATCGTGCTGGCCTTGAAACTGGCGGCGACTTTCAATGTCCCTGTCGAAACCTTGTTCCAGCTGGAAGCGGAAAACCCGTAACACTTGCGTCGCGACATTTTAAACATCCTTCAGCTTGACGCAGCTCGGTTTTAACACTGACGCAAGCTGGACTCTGGCCGGCCATCGCGCGCCATGATGAACTTCCACCTCATCACCGGGAGATATCATGACGCAAGCTACCGCCAATGCCGAGGAACTGTTTCGCTTCGCCAGCATTCGGGCACCCAACCCCACGCCGGCGCCAGCGGGACTCCTTGAACTGCCGGATCAATCGAACGTCGCGGCGTGGATCGCCTCCGCCGCCGAGCAAGACTTCGCGGCCTGGATCGATGCCCTGACGGCACGCTGGACCGCCCTGGCCCAGCGCACGCCGGAGGCCATCGAAGCCGATCTCAACGCCGCGCGCGAGGGCCGGCTGACCTTGGCCGCCGAAACCCTGTTCCCCATCACCCAGAGCGCACCGGCCGCGATCACGCCCTTGCAAAGCGACCTCTGGCAGTTCTACCTGCAAGGCATCGCCTCCGGCAAAGCCGGCAACACCGAGTTGCAGCGCGCACGCCAGTTGCTGGGCCAGATCACCCTGCTGCAAAAACTCCTGGGCGGCGAGCAGGACGCGCTCTCGCCCGCTTCCTTGCAAGCCGCGCTCGCGCCCGCGCTCAAACTGCCGGCCGCCTTCGAGGAACAGATGCGCCTGCGCCGCGAACAGCAAGGTGCCCAGCACAGCGCCGCCGGGGAAGAAGACCCGGCCCTGCGCGACCTGCTCAAGCAGATCGATACCCTGGTCCAGCTCGAACAGCGCCTGGCGGCGGCACTCGACCAGATGGCCGCCGGCGGCGCCCACGCACCCGGCATGCCTGGCACGGGCAGCCCCGCCGAGCAGCAAAAAGTGTTCCGCACCCAGCCCGCCGCCGACATCCATGCCCAGTTCCGCGCCGACAATGCGAACCTGCTGCAAGAGCTGGCCGATGCCCACGTCCCCACCGACACCTTGAGCACCTATGAACTGCTGGACGACGTGCGGCGCCGCATTTCGAGCGGTGTCGCCAGCGCCGCCAGCGCGCCCGCCACTGGCCCGGAAGCGGCAGCCATGCTGGCCGCCAGTGCGGAACTGGGCAAGCTGCTGCCCAATGCGCCGGTCTCCAAACCAGCGCCGGCACCAAGCATGAAGTTCGGCATCCGCCCGGTCGGCGTGGCCGACCTGCGCGTGGTGCGCCAGGTGCTGGTCGCTTACGAAAAGGGAGAACTGGCCACGATCCAGAATATCCTGCAGGGTGAGGAGCACGAGCACTTCCGCTCGCGCCTGAGCCGCGCCGAAGCCAGCCAGGGCAATGATGACGATGGCGAGGCCGAAGTGTCGCAGGAAGAAACGGGGTTCGACCGCATCGAGCTGGGCCAGTCGGCCTTCCAGACCGCGCGCACCCAGCTGGACCGCAACGCCAGCATCAACCTGACCTCCAACTACGGCACCGTCAACGCGCAGGCATCGACCTTCATGAACAGCTCGAAAGGCGGCGACCAGTCGCGCGGCAACGACCTGCGCCAGTCGCGCGAGCTGGTCGAACGCGCCGTGGCGGTGGTGCGCGAACGGGTCGGGCGCCAGCGTTACCTTACGCGCAGCGCCGAAGTGTACGAAAGCGATGTGGTGCGCCACAGCGCGCCGGCGGCCAACCTGCGCGCCCAGTACCGCTGGGTCGACAAGGTCTACCAGGCGCAGGTGTTTACCTACGGCGCGCGCGCCATGTACGAGGTCATGGTGCCGGCGCCGGCGGCCATGTTCCGTCACCTGCTGGCCCAGCAGCCCGGCTTCGGCGGGCATGCCGGTCCGGCCCCGCTGAAACCCACCCTTCGCCCGGCCGAGATTACCGACGCCAGCTGGCTGGCAATCGCCGAACGCTTCGGCGTGACCCTGCCGCCGCCGCCGACGGCCGCCATCACCGAGTACGCCAGCCTGAGCTACCCCAGCGGCGGCAGCGGAACGTCCAGCGCCAGCGGCGTGTTCAATTCGCCCAAGGCGCTGGAACAGGGCTATGCGGCCGCCGCGGCCGGGGTGTCGATGGCTTGGTACGGGGTCGACAACCAGTCCGGCGTCAGCGCCAGCGTCGGCACCCGGCTGTTTTCGAGCAGCCCGGCCGGCGCCACGCCGATCGCGGCCCAGGCCATCGGCACCAACAGCGGCGCGGTCAGCTACAACGCCAGCAGCTGGGGCGCGCTGGACCAGTTCACGGTCAATTTCTACCTGGTCTGGACCCGCACCACGGTCGCGCTCGAGAAGTGGCAGCTGGCCTGCCACCAGATCATCATGGACCAGTACGAAAGCGAGCTGAAAGCGCACCATGCCCTGCTGGCCGCGGCGCGCGCCGATGAAGACGGTCCGTACGCGCCGCTCGCCGAAGAGCAGATGCGCACCATCGAACGTACCGAGCTCAAGCGTGCAGTGCTGGAAATCGTGCGCAGCGGCGGCGGCCAGCCGGTGCCGGCCTCGCCCATCGTCATCGGCAGCGCCCCGGCCATCGCGCCGGAGCGGCTGGAGCAGGCCGCGCGCGAAGTGCGTTTCTTCGAGTATGCCTTCGAGTGGGACCAGATGACCTACAGCTTCTTCCCCTACTTCTGGAGCGAGGGTGCGCCGCAGTGGGCCGCCGCCAGGTTCGAGCAGCAGGGCGACAGCGTGTTCACGGCCTTCCTCAATGCCGGTTTCGCCTCGGTGATCCTGCCGGTGCGCAGCGGGTATGAGGATGCCGCCGCGCTGTACCTGCAGACCGGGATCGTATCCGACATCGCGGTGGTGCCGGCCGACCGGGTGCTCGCCGACCTGAACCGCGAAGTCCAGATGGTCAACCAGTCCACGCCGATGGAAGGAACGCCCGAAGGCGCGGCATGGACCTATCGCGTACCGACCACCTTGATGGTGCTCGATGACGGTACCGACATCGCCTTTCCCAAACTGGCTGTGCCGGCGGACCAGGAGGAAACCATCCTGATGCCACCGCTGCTGATTGATGAAAAGCCGGAGAACTAAGGCCACCCCAGCGTGCTTTCCGCGCTAACCGAAAAACCGTCGCCCCCGCGAAGGCGGGAACGCATGCGTTCCCGCCAAGTTCGCTCCGCAGCCAACAACTGATCGGCAAATTCCCCCCCCCGCCAAGGGCCGCCTTTGCGGGAGGGAGGGCGACGGTTTGCAGGTCAGCGATTTCGACAATTCACCGCCGCTCCTCCCGCCCGTGTACGAACAGCGAGGGCTGCCGGTCCGAATACTCCCTCAGCAAATTCCACACGGCGCGCACCCGCTGCAAGCGATACAAATCGGTCGGCGCGGCCAGCCAGAACGAGCGCTCCGCGAAGAACTGGTCGAGCACCGGCACCAGCCGTCCATCGTCCGGCACCGCATACGGCGGCGCCATGATCAGCCCCATCCCCAGCGCTGCCGCCTCAACCTGTGCGGTCATCCCGGTGCAGCACAAGCGGCGCCTTGGCGTGAACCCGAGTTCATTGAGATAACTGAGCTCGCGGCTGGCCAGCCGGTCCTGCACGTAATCGACGAAATCGTGGCGCGCCAGGTCGGCATGCTCGCGGATCGGCGGATGGCGCGCCAGGTACGCGGGCGATGCGTACAAATAGAAACGGAACGAGGCCAGCCGCGTGATCATGTAGCGCCCGGTGCTGGGCGGATCGAGCATCACGCCAAGGTCGGCCTCGCGGTTGGCCAGGTTGGCGAAGCGCGGCAGCACCAGCAGGTCGATGCTCAGGTCGGGATGGGTCTGCAGCAGCCCGACCAGCAGCGGCGCCACCACGCGCACGCCGAACACTTCCGGCACCCCCAGCCGCACCACGCCGTGCGCCGCCACTTCGGTGCCGCCCAGCTGCTCGGTGGCGGCCAGCGCCGCGCTTTCCATCGCTTCGGCGTGCGGCAGCAGCGCCTGGCCCATCTCGGTCAGCTCATAGCCCTCGCGGCTGCGGTCGAACAAGGTGGTGGCGAGCTGGATTTCAAGGCGGTCGATGCGGCGCGCC
Protein-coding regions in this window:
- a CDS encoding LysR family transcriptional regulator, whose amino-acid sequence is MNTFPEWTDLRFFLELARAGTLSGASRRLEVEHTTVARRIDRLEIQLATTLFDRSREGYELTEMGQALLPHAEAMESAALAATEQLGGTEVAAHGVVRLGVPEVFGVRVVAPLLVGLLQTHPDLSIDLLVLPRFANLANREADLGVMLDPPSTGRYMITRLASFRFYLYASPAYLARHPPIREHADLARHDFVDYVQDRLASRELSYLNELGFTPRRRLCCTGMTAQVEAAALGMGLIMAPPYAVPDDGRLVPVLDQFFAERSFWLAAPTDLYRLQRVRAVWNLLREYSDRQPSLFVHGREERR